A single genomic interval of Streptomyces sp. NBC_00663 harbors:
- a CDS encoding ABC transporter permease, with amino-acid sequence MKKFDKERVLLAVAGPALALVAAILLTSVVLIASGKSPIEPYRLMIEQAGYSDVQVLIINQASMYYIAALGVALGFRMNLFNIGVDGQYRLGALMAAIVGAHVALPAALQVPMLLLVGALTGAMWAGIAGILKVTRGVSEVVATIMLNSIATAVISYLTLRDNFGVALGDNTTTGVMKESGWVPGINLGADVGEIYGLVFLALAMGIGYWFVLNRTRFGFDLRATGASETAAAASGVNAKRMVLTAMLISGAVAGISGLPLLLGDAHTYSLSFPAGLGFTAIGIALLGRNNPGGIALAALLWAFLDKASPALDYATPEPYEKEIATIMQGLIVFAVVISYEVVRSWGLRRQQKRVGEELAAAAANTKKEVAV; translated from the coding sequence ATGAAGAAGTTCGACAAGGAGCGCGTGCTCCTCGCCGTGGCCGGACCGGCCCTGGCGCTCGTCGCGGCGATCCTGCTGACCTCGGTCGTGCTGATCGCCTCCGGCAAGAGCCCGATCGAGCCCTACCGGCTGATGATCGAGCAGGCCGGCTACTCCGACGTACAGGTCCTGATCATCAACCAGGCGTCGATGTACTACATCGCCGCCCTCGGAGTCGCCCTCGGCTTCCGGATGAACCTGTTCAACATCGGCGTCGACGGCCAGTACCGCCTCGGTGCCCTGATGGCCGCCATCGTCGGCGCCCACGTGGCGCTGCCGGCCGCCCTCCAGGTACCGATGCTGCTGCTGGTCGGCGCGCTCACCGGCGCCATGTGGGCCGGTATCGCGGGCATCCTGAAGGTGACGCGCGGCGTCAGCGAGGTCGTCGCGACGATCATGCTGAACTCGATCGCCACCGCCGTGATCAGCTACCTCACCCTCCGCGACAACTTCGGCGTCGCCCTCGGCGACAACACCACCACCGGTGTGATGAAGGAGTCCGGCTGGGTCCCCGGCATCAACCTCGGTGCCGACGTCGGCGAGATCTACGGCCTGGTCTTCCTCGCCCTCGCCATGGGCATCGGCTACTGGTTCGTCCTCAACCGCACCCGCTTCGGCTTCGACCTGCGCGCCACCGGCGCCTCCGAGACCGCCGCCGCGGCCTCCGGCGTCAACGCCAAGCGCATGGTCCTCACCGCGATGCTGATCTCCGGCGCCGTCGCCGGCATCTCCGGCCTGCCGCTGCTGCTCGGCGACGCCCACACGTACAGCCTCAGCTTCCCGGCCGGCCTCGGCTTCACCGCCATCGGCATCGCCCTGCTCGGCCGCAACAACCCCGGCGGCATCGCGCTCGCCGCCCTGCTGTGGGCCTTCCTCGACAAGGCGTCCCCCGCTCTCGACTACGCGACTCCCGAGCCGTACGAGAAGGAGATCGCCACGATCATGCAGGGCCTGATCGTGTTCGCGGTCGTCATCTCCTACGAGGTCGTCCGCTCGTGGGGTCTGCGCCGGCAGCAGAAGCGCGTCGGTGAGGAACTCGCCGCGGCCGCGGCCAACACCAAGAAGGAGGTGGCGGTCTGA
- a CDS encoding BMP family lipoprotein → MRRVSRITVAGVATAALALTASACGSSSSSSSNDSKDLGLALAYDVGGKGDQSFNDAATAGLDKADKEFGYKSTAVEPQDGESDADKVQRLETLAKQGYNPVIGVGYAYAPAVKEAAQKYPKTTFGIVDDEQTKADNVADLVFSEEQASYLAGVAAAKATKSNVVGFVGGVDVPLIHKFAAGYKQGVEDTKKGVQVKVQYLTQTAAEGGFSSPDKGESAAEGQIDDGADVVYAAAGLSGQGVIKAASANKIWAIGVDSDQYKQDALKAYKDSILTSAMKNVEGAVYELAKSVHDGKPETGVVRGSLSNGGVSVSQSNPTFADNTAIQDAIKKAEAAIKDGSIKVKTS, encoded by the coding sequence ATGCGCCGGGTGTCCCGTATCACCGTTGCGGGTGTTGCTACCGCAGCCCTCGCTCTGACCGCGTCTGCCTGTGGCAGCTCGTCCAGCTCTTCGAGCAACGACAGCAAGGACCTGGGCCTGGCCCTGGCGTACGACGTCGGCGGCAAGGGCGACCAGTCCTTCAACGACGCCGCGACCGCCGGTCTGGACAAGGCCGACAAGGAGTTCGGTTACAAGTCCACCGCCGTCGAGCCGCAGGACGGCGAGTCGGACGCGGACAAGGTGCAGCGCCTGGAGACCCTGGCCAAGCAGGGCTACAACCCGGTCATCGGGGTCGGCTACGCCTACGCGCCCGCCGTCAAGGAGGCCGCGCAGAAGTACCCGAAGACCACCTTCGGCATCGTCGACGACGAGCAGACCAAGGCCGACAACGTCGCCGACCTCGTCTTCTCCGAGGAGCAGGCCTCCTACCTGGCCGGCGTCGCCGCCGCCAAGGCCACCAAGTCCAACGTGGTCGGCTTCGTCGGTGGTGTGGACGTGCCGCTGATCCACAAGTTCGCGGCCGGCTACAAGCAGGGCGTCGAGGACACCAAGAAGGGTGTCCAGGTCAAGGTCCAGTACCTGACCCAGACCGCCGCCGAGGGTGGCTTCTCCAGCCCCGACAAGGGTGAGAGCGCCGCCGAGGGCCAGATCGACGACGGCGCGGACGTCGTCTACGCCGCCGCGGGTCTGTCCGGCCAGGGTGTCATCAAGGCCGCCAGCGCCAACAAGATCTGGGCGATCGGCGTCGACTCCGACCAGTACAAGCAGGACGCGCTGAAGGCGTACAAGGACTCGATCCTGACGTCCGCCATGAAGAACGTCGAGGGCGCGGTCTACGAGCTGGCCAAGTCCGTCCACGACGGCAAGCCGGAGACCGGCGTGGTCCGCGGCTCGCTGTCCAACGGCGGCGTGAGCGTGTCGCAGTCCAACCCGACCTTCGCGGACAACACCGCGATCCAGGACGCGATCAAGAAGGCCGAAGCGGCCATCAAGGACGGCTCCATCAAGGTGAAGACCTCCTGA
- a CDS encoding cytidine deaminase: MTFDWDSLRAVAREAMSHAYAPYSGYAVGVAALVDDGRTVSGCNVENASYGVGLCAECGLVSELQRTGGGRLTHFTCVDGRGEVLVPCGRCRQLLYEFGGPDLVMETPAGILPLSEMLPQAFGPDHLTSK; the protein is encoded by the coding sequence GTGACCTTCGACTGGGACTCCTTGAGAGCCGTGGCGCGCGAGGCGATGAGCCACGCGTACGCCCCCTACTCGGGCTACGCCGTCGGCGTCGCGGCCCTCGTCGACGACGGCCGCACGGTCTCCGGCTGCAACGTCGAGAACGCCTCGTACGGCGTCGGCCTGTGCGCCGAGTGCGGGCTCGTCTCGGAGCTCCAGCGCACCGGAGGCGGCCGGCTGACGCACTTCACCTGCGTCGACGGCCGGGGCGAGGTGCTGGTCCCGTGCGGTCGCTGCCGACAGCTGCTGTACGAGTTCGGCGGCCCCGATCTCGTGATGGAGACACCGGCCGGGATCCTGCCCCTCTCGGAGATGCTGCCGCAGGCCTTCGGCCCGGACCATCTCACCTCCAAGTAA
- a CDS encoding thymidine phosphorylase, producing MDAISVIRTKRDRGEFSDEQIDWVIDAYTRGEVADYQMAALNMAILLNGMNRREISRWTAAMIASGERMDFSSLSLPTADKHSTGGVGDKITLPLAPLVAACGAAVPQLSGRGLGHTGGTLDKLESIPGWRALLSNEEMLHVLDTTGAVICAAGDGLAPADKKLYALRDVTGTVEAIPLIASSIMSKKIAEGTGSLVLDVKVGSGAFMKTIEDARELASTMVGLGTDHGVKTVALLTDMSTPLGLTAGNALEVRESVEVLAGGGPADVVELTIALAKEMLDAAGVRDADPAKALADGSAMDVWRRMIAAQGGDPDAELPVAKEQHVIKAGAAGVLTRLDAYDIGVAAWRLGAGRARKEDPVQAGAGIEMHAKPGDTVTEGQPLLTLHTDTPERFEYALQAVEGSYDIAAAGTDFTASPVVLERIA from the coding sequence ATGGACGCCATCTCCGTCATCCGCACCAAGCGGGACCGCGGTGAGTTCAGCGACGAGCAGATCGACTGGGTCATCGACGCGTACACCCGCGGCGAGGTCGCCGACTACCAGATGGCCGCGCTGAACATGGCCATCCTCCTCAACGGCATGAACCGCCGCGAGATCTCCCGCTGGACCGCCGCGATGATCGCGTCCGGCGAGCGCATGGACTTCTCGTCGCTCTCCCTGCCGACCGCGGACAAGCACTCCACGGGCGGCGTCGGCGACAAGATCACGCTGCCGCTCGCGCCCCTGGTGGCGGCCTGCGGCGCGGCCGTGCCCCAGCTCTCCGGCCGCGGCCTCGGCCACACCGGCGGCACCCTGGACAAGCTGGAGTCGATCCCCGGCTGGCGCGCGCTGCTCTCCAACGAGGAGATGCTGCACGTCCTCGACACCACCGGCGCGGTCATCTGCGCGGCGGGCGACGGACTGGCCCCCGCCGACAAGAAGCTGTACGCCCTGCGGGACGTCACCGGCACCGTCGAGGCGATCCCCCTCATCGCCTCGTCGATCATGTCCAAGAAGATCGCCGAGGGCACCGGCTCCCTCGTCCTGGACGTGAAGGTCGGCTCCGGCGCCTTCATGAAGACCATCGAGGACGCGCGCGAGCTGGCCTCGACGATGGTCGGCCTGGGCACGGACCACGGCGTGAAGACGGTGGCGCTCCTGACGGACATGTCGACGCCGCTCGGCCTCACCGCGGGCAACGCGCTGGAGGTCCGCGAGTCGGTGGAGGTCCTGGCGGGCGGCGGCCCGGCGGACGTGGTCGAGCTGACGATCGCCCTCGCGAAGGAGATGCTGGACGCGGCGGGCGTCCGCGACGCCGACCCGGCGAAGGCGCTGGCCGACGGCTCCGCGATGGACGTCTGGCGCCGGATGATCGCGGCCCAGGGCGGCGACCCGGACGCCGAGCTGCCGGTGGCCAAGGAGCAGCACGTCATCAAGGCGGGCGCCGCCGGCGTCCTGACCCGCCTCGACGCGTACGACATCGGCGTCGCCGCCTGGCGCCTCGGCGCGGGCCGCGCCCGCAAGGAGGACCCGGTGCAGGCGGGCGCGGGCATCGAGATGCACGCCAAGCCCGGCGACACGGTCACCGAGGGCCAGCCCCTGCTGACCCTGCACACGGACACCCCGGAGCGCTTCGAGTACGCCCTCCAGGCGGTCGAGGGTTCCTACGACATCGCCGCCGCGGGTACGGACTTCACGGCGTCGCCGGTGGTGCTGGAACGCATCGCCTGA
- a CDS encoding AEC family transporter: MQGVLTGFAVIAVVIGVGYVIGLRGYLGDQGREVLTKLAFHVASPALLFTTLAKADLSVVFSSRLLVTALSTAAAAGVFLAVGVARGWGVGRTTIGALCSSYVNSGNLGIPIAVYVLGDASLVAPVLLFQLVLVSPIAVTVLDLSGDGDKGPLWRRLLTPLRNPIAVGSLAGVLAAATGVHVPSPVMDPLTLIGGMSVPAVLLAFGISLCGSTMPGKGPDRVPVLLSVALKSFGQPALAWALAAGVFGLRGHQLLDVVVTSALPAAQNLYTYASQYGVGERLARDSILVSTVLSVPVLVVVAALLG; encoded by the coding sequence GTGCAGGGAGTGCTGACGGGCTTCGCCGTGATCGCGGTCGTGATCGGCGTCGGCTATGTCATCGGTCTGCGCGGCTACTTGGGCGACCAGGGCCGTGAGGTCCTGACCAAGCTCGCCTTCCATGTCGCGTCCCCCGCCCTGCTGTTCACCACGCTGGCCAAGGCCGACCTGTCGGTGGTCTTCTCCAGCCGCCTGCTGGTGACGGCGCTCAGCACGGCAGCGGCGGCGGGGGTGTTCCTCGCGGTGGGTGTGGCGCGAGGGTGGGGTGTGGGCCGTACGACCATCGGCGCCCTGTGCTCCAGTTACGTCAACTCCGGGAACCTGGGCATCCCGATCGCGGTGTATGTCCTCGGGGACGCCTCGCTGGTGGCGCCGGTGCTGCTGTTCCAGCTGGTACTCGTCTCGCCGATCGCGGTGACGGTCCTCGATCTGTCCGGAGACGGTGACAAGGGGCCGCTGTGGCGTCGTCTGCTGACGCCGCTGCGCAATCCGATCGCCGTGGGTTCCCTCGCGGGCGTGCTGGCGGCGGCGACCGGTGTGCACGTGCCGAGTCCGGTGATGGACCCGCTGACCCTGATCGGCGGCATGTCCGTCCCTGCGGTCCTGCTCGCCTTCGGCATCTCCCTGTGCGGCTCCACGATGCCGGGCAAGGGCCCCGACCGCGTCCCGGTCCTGCTGTCGGTCGCCCTGAAGTCGTTCGGCCAGCCCGCGCTCGCCTGGGCGCTCGCGGCCGGCGTCTTCGGCCTGCGCGGCCACCAACTCCTCGACGTCGTGGTCACGTCGGCGCTCCCGGCGGCCCAGAACCTCTACACGTACGCGTCCCAGTACGGGGTGGGAGAGCGGCTGGCCCGGGACTCGATCCTCGTGTCGACGGTGTTGTCGGTGCCGGTGCTGGTGGTGGTGGCGGCGTTGCTCGGCTGA
- a CDS encoding ABC transporter ATP-binding protein codes for MDATSSPPLTAPSTIAVELAGITKRFPGVVANHDIHLTVRKGTVHALVGENGAGKSTLMKILYGMQKPDEGTIAVDGEQVSFSSPADAIVRGIGMVHQHFMLADNLTVLENVVLGSEKLYGIGGAARKKIKEISDRYGLGVRPDALVEDLGVAERQRVEILKVLFRGAKTLILDEPTAVLVPQEVDALFDNLRELKSEGLSVIFISHKLGEVLSVADDITVIRRGTTVGTAVPSETTPRQLAEMMVGSELPTPETAESTVTDKPVIRVEGLTVYASGGASLGVEAEPSGGVGLAADSGEVKKVLDDVTFTIHAGEVMGIAGVEGNGQTELIDALIGTKNADSGTIAFLGEDITPWVTRKRREAGVGYIPEDRHRQGLLLEAPLWENRILGHVTEAPNAKGFRLTPKAAQADTRRIVEEFDVRTPGIDVTAASLSGGNQQKLIVGREMSHNPKFLIAAHPTRGVDVGAQAQIWDRIREARRDGLAVLLISADLDELIGLSDTLRVIYDGRLVADADPATVTPEELGSAMTGAATGHLEHVEEESAPEDEAR; via the coding sequence ATCGACGCGACCAGCAGCCCTCCGCTCACCGCGCCGTCGACGATCGCGGTCGAGCTGGCGGGGATCACCAAACGATTCCCGGGTGTCGTCGCCAACCACGACATCCACCTGACTGTCCGCAAGGGCACCGTCCACGCCCTCGTCGGTGAGAACGGTGCCGGCAAGTCGACCCTGATGAAGATCCTCTACGGCATGCAGAAGCCGGACGAGGGCACCATCGCGGTCGACGGCGAACAGGTGAGCTTCAGCAGCCCCGCCGACGCCATCGTGCGCGGCATCGGCATGGTCCACCAGCACTTCATGCTGGCCGACAACCTGACGGTGCTGGAGAACGTGGTGCTCGGCAGCGAGAAGCTGTACGGCATCGGCGGCGCCGCCCGTAAGAAGATCAAGGAGATCTCCGACCGCTACGGCCTCGGCGTCCGCCCCGACGCCCTGGTCGAGGACCTCGGTGTCGCCGAGCGTCAGCGCGTGGAGATCCTCAAGGTCCTCTTCCGCGGCGCCAAGACGCTCATCCTCGACGAGCCGACCGCGGTCCTGGTGCCCCAGGAGGTCGACGCGCTCTTCGACAACCTGCGTGAGCTGAAGTCCGAGGGCCTCTCCGTCATCTTCATCTCGCACAAGCTGGGCGAGGTGCTCTCCGTCGCCGACGACATCACGGTCATCCGGCGCGGTACGACGGTCGGGACGGCCGTCCCCTCCGAGACCACTCCGCGCCAGCTCGCCGAGATGATGGTCGGCAGCGAACTGCCCACCCCGGAGACCGCGGAGTCCACGGTCACCGACAAGCCCGTCATCCGGGTCGAGGGCCTCACCGTCTACGCGTCCGGCGGCGCCTCCCTGGGCGTCGAGGCCGAGCCGTCCGGCGGCGTCGGACTGGCCGCGGACAGCGGCGAGGTCAAGAAGGTCCTCGACGACGTCACCTTCACCATCCACGCCGGTGAGGTCATGGGCATCGCCGGCGTCGAGGGCAACGGCCAGACCGAGCTCATCGACGCGCTGATCGGCACCAAGAACGCCGACTCCGGCACGATCGCCTTCCTCGGCGAGGACATCACCCCCTGGGTCACCCGCAAGCGCCGCGAGGCCGGCGTCGGCTACATCCCCGAGGACCGGCACCGCCAGGGCCTGCTCCTGGAAGCCCCGCTCTGGGAGAACCGCATCCTCGGCCATGTCACCGAGGCCCCCAACGCCAAGGGCTTCCGGCTGACTCCCAAGGCCGCCCAGGCCGACACCCGCCGGATCGTCGAGGAGTTCGACGTCCGCACCCCCGGCATCGACGTCACCGCCGCCTCCCTGTCCGGCGGCAACCAGCAGAAGCTGATCGTCGGCCGGGAGATGAGCCACAACCCCAAGTTCCTGATCGCCGCCCACCCCACCCGCGGTGTGGACGTCGGCGCGCAGGCCCAGATCTGGGACCGCATCCGCGAGGCCCGCCGGGACGGCCTGGCCGTACTGCTGATCTCCGCCGACCTCGACGAGCTGATCGGCCTGTCGGACACACTGCGGGTGATCTACGACGGCAGGCTGGTCGCCGACGCCGACCCCGCCACGGTCACCCCGGAGGAGCTCGGCTCCGCCATGACGGGTGCCGCCACCGGTCACCTGGAGCACGTCGAGGAAGAAAGCGCCCCGGAGGACGAGGCCCGATGA
- a CDS encoding BMP family lipoprotein, whose product MAVSVIALAAVGCGESSTKADSDKASTSADGKYSGKGIGLAYDIGGKGDQSFNDAAFAGFEKADKEFGMGGTDIEPQDGESDADKVQRLEQLAKAGYNPIIGVGYIYAPAVKTVAAKHPDITFGVIDDEQVKAANVADMVFSEEQASYLAGVAAAKASKAKHVGFIGGVDIPLIHKFGAGFKQGVQSVDPKIKIESQYLTQTPQEGGFSSPDKGKEAASGQIEKGADVIYHAAGLSGQGVISEAAAKKVWAIGVDSDQYNQDALKNYKDYILGSALKNVGGAVYDLAKSVYEGKPLTGVVRGDLKSGGVGFADSNPKYKAMTDVVAAVEAAKKDIIEGKVTVKTS is encoded by the coding sequence GTGGCTGTCTCGGTCATCGCCCTCGCGGCCGTCGGGTGCGGTGAGTCCAGCACCAAGGCCGACAGCGACAAGGCGTCCACCTCGGCGGACGGCAAGTACTCGGGCAAGGGCATCGGGCTCGCCTACGACATCGGCGGCAAGGGCGACCAGTCCTTCAACGACGCGGCCTTCGCCGGCTTCGAGAAGGCCGACAAGGAATTCGGCATGGGCGGCACGGACATCGAGCCGCAGGACGGCGAGTCCGACGCGGACAAGGTCCAGCGCCTGGAGCAGCTCGCCAAGGCCGGCTACAACCCGATCATCGGCGTCGGCTACATCTACGCGCCGGCCGTGAAGACGGTCGCCGCGAAGCACCCGGACATCACGTTCGGTGTCATCGACGACGAGCAGGTCAAGGCCGCCAACGTCGCCGACATGGTCTTCTCCGAGGAGCAGGCCTCCTACCTCGCGGGCGTCGCCGCCGCCAAGGCGTCCAAGGCCAAGCACGTCGGCTTCATCGGCGGTGTGGACATCCCGCTGATCCACAAGTTCGGCGCGGGCTTCAAGCAGGGCGTCCAGTCCGTCGACCCGAAGATCAAGATCGAGTCGCAGTATCTGACCCAGACCCCGCAGGAGGGCGGCTTCTCCAGCCCCGACAAGGGCAAGGAGGCGGCCAGCGGCCAGATCGAGAAGGGCGCCGACGTCATCTACCACGCGGCCGGCCTCTCCGGTCAGGGCGTGATCTCCGAGGCCGCCGCCAAGAAGGTGTGGGCCATCGGTGTGGACTCCGACCAGTACAACCAGGACGCGCTGAAGAACTACAAGGACTACATCCTCGGCTCGGCACTGAAGAACGTCGGCGGCGCGGTCTACGACCTCGCCAAGTCGGTCTACGAGGGCAAGCCGCTCACCGGTGTCGTCCGCGGTGACCTCAAGTCCGGCGGCGTCGGCTTCGCCGACTCCAACCCCAAGTACAAGGCCATGACCGATGTCGTCGCGGCGGTCGAGGCGGCCAAGAAGGACATCATCGAGGGCAAGGTCACCGTCAAGACCTCCTGA
- a CDS encoding ABC transporter permease — MSTATIAKPAAKQPGKGGRRMSLPVLLLVISGVLILVSAVRLITGADGITSTGQMSTALRAAVPIGLAGLGGLWAERAGVVNIGLEGMMILGTWFGAWAGYQWGPWTGVLVGILGGALGAVLHAIATVTFNVNHIVSGVALNILALGTTRYLSKFTFEDAPQGSSKQSPPIDSLGTFDVPGLSSWLETLNGKHWFLVSDIAGLVGGLITDLSPLTVVAVALIPTTWYVLWRTSFGLRLRSCGENPVAAESLGVNVYKYKYIAVIISGGFAGLGGAFLSIVASNVYLDGQTAGRGYIGLAAMIFGNWMPGGLALGAGLFGYTDSLNLRGGTTNVHALLLLLAILLVFGVAYLVWKKKYVPAVITAAISALMFIWYLNTDEVPNQVVSASPYVITLLVLALSAQRLRMPKADGMPYRKGQGK, encoded by the coding sequence ATGAGCACCGCGACCATCGCCAAGCCCGCGGCCAAGCAGCCCGGCAAGGGCGGCCGGCGCATGTCGCTGCCCGTCCTCCTCCTGGTCATCTCGGGCGTGCTGATCCTGGTCTCGGCCGTCCGGCTGATCACCGGCGCCGACGGCATCACGTCCACCGGCCAGATGTCCACCGCCCTGCGCGCGGCCGTGCCGATCGGCCTCGCCGGCCTCGGCGGTCTGTGGGCCGAGCGCGCGGGCGTCGTCAACATCGGCCTCGAGGGCATGATGATCCTCGGCACCTGGTTCGGCGCCTGGGCCGGCTACCAGTGGGGCCCGTGGACCGGTGTCCTGGTCGGCATCCTCGGCGGCGCGCTCGGCGCCGTACTGCACGCGATCGCCACGGTCACCTTCAACGTCAACCACATCGTCTCCGGTGTGGCCCTGAACATCCTGGCGCTCGGCACCACCCGCTATCTGTCGAAGTTCACCTTCGAGGACGCCCCGCAGGGCTCCTCCAAGCAGTCTCCGCCGATCGATTCGCTCGGCACCTTCGACGTCCCCGGCCTGTCCAGCTGGCTGGAGACCCTCAACGGCAAGCACTGGTTCCTGGTCTCCGACATCGCGGGCCTGGTCGGCGGTCTGATCACTGACCTCTCCCCGCTCACCGTCGTCGCCGTCGCCCTGATCCCCACCACCTGGTACGTCCTGTGGCGCACCTCGTTCGGCCTGCGGCTGCGCTCCTGCGGCGAGAACCCGGTGGCCGCCGAGTCCCTCGGCGTCAACGTCTACAAGTACAAGTACATCGCCGTGATCATCTCCGGTGGCTTCGCCGGCCTCGGCGGTGCCTTCCTGTCGATCGTGGCGTCCAACGTGTACCTCGACGGCCAGACGGCCGGCCGCGGCTACATCGGTCTCGCCGCGATGATCTTCGGCAACTGGATGCCGGGCGGCCTCGCCCTCGGCGCCGGCCTGTTCGGCTACACCGACAGCCTCAACCTGCGCGGCGGCACCACCAACGTCCACGCGCTGCTCCTGCTGCTGGCGATCCTGCTGGTGTTCGGCGTCGCGTACCTCGTCTGGAAGAAGAAGTACGTCCCCGCCGTCATCACCGCCGCGATCTCGGCCCTGATGTTCATCTGGTACCTCAACACGGACGAGGTCCCCAACCAGGTCGTGTCGGCCAGCCCGTACGTCATCACCCTCCTCGTCCTCGCGCTCTCCGCACAGCGCCTGCGGATGCCGAAGGCCGACGGAATGCCGTACCGGAAGGGACAGGGCAAGTGA
- a CDS encoding M20 family metallopeptidase — translation MSQESEAEPAGEAVLPGTLPESLHAELVAFRRDLHMHPELGNQEFRTTAAIKARLEKAGLRPRVLPVGTGLVCDIGEWDGQKPMLALRADIDALPIPDTKSDCSYRSTVPDRAHACGHDVHTAVVLGAGLVLARLQQEGRLPRPVRLLFQPAEEVLPGGAADAIDCGVLEGVGKMIAVHCDPRVDAGRIGLRTGAITSACDRLEVSLDGPGGHTARPHLTTDLVTAVARVVTDVPAVVARRVDSRSGLAVTWGRIESGHAPNVIPQHAELSGTVRCLDPDTWRQAPDIVVAAIDEIANLHRAKSEINYVRGVPPVVNDADVTELLRDAMTTRRGAESVESTEQSLGGEDFSWYLEQVPGAMARLGVRTPGERTVRDLHQGDFDADEAAITVGVELFTAAALLDAAS, via the coding sequence ATGTCCCAAGAGTCCGAGGCCGAACCAGCCGGGGAAGCCGTGCTTCCCGGCACGCTGCCCGAGAGCCTGCATGCCGAACTCGTCGCGTTCCGACGCGACTTGCACATGCACCCCGAGCTCGGCAACCAGGAGTTCCGCACGACCGCGGCCATCAAGGCGCGGCTCGAGAAGGCCGGGCTGCGACCCCGCGTCCTCCCCGTAGGCACCGGGCTCGTCTGTGACATCGGTGAGTGGGACGGACAGAAGCCGATGCTCGCGCTGCGCGCCGACATCGACGCCCTGCCCATCCCGGACACGAAGAGTGACTGCTCGTACCGGTCCACCGTGCCCGACAGAGCCCATGCGTGCGGACACGACGTGCATACGGCCGTCGTGCTCGGGGCCGGGCTCGTGCTGGCCCGGTTGCAGCAGGAGGGCAGGCTGCCGCGGCCCGTCCGGCTGCTCTTCCAGCCCGCCGAGGAAGTCCTCCCCGGCGGTGCCGCCGACGCCATCGACTGCGGGGTGCTGGAGGGCGTCGGGAAGATGATCGCCGTGCACTGCGACCCGCGGGTCGACGCCGGCCGCATCGGACTGCGCACCGGCGCCATCACCTCCGCCTGCGACCGGCTGGAGGTCTCCCTCGACGGACCCGGCGGGCACACCGCCCGGCCGCATCTGACCACCGACCTCGTCACCGCCGTCGCCCGCGTCGTCACCGACGTGCCCGCCGTGGTCGCCCGGCGCGTCGACAGCCGTAGCGGACTCGCCGTCACCTGGGGACGCATCGAATCCGGCCACGCGCCGAACGTCATCCCGCAGCACGCCGAACTGTCCGGAACCGTGCGCTGCCTGGACCCCGACACCTGGCGGCAGGCGCCCGACATCGTCGTCGCCGCCATCGACGAGATCGCCAACCTGCACCGCGCCAAGTCCGAGATCAACTACGTCCGGGGCGTCCCGCCCGTCGTCAACGACGCGGACGTGACGGAGCTGCTGCGGGACGCCATGACCACCCGGCGCGGCGCGGAGTCCGTCGAGAGCACCGAGCAGAGCCTCGGGGGCGAGGACTTCTCCTGGTATCTGGAGCAGGTCCCGGGCGCGATGGCGCGGCTCGGCGTCCGCACCCCGGGTGAGCGGACCGTGCGCGACCTCCACCAGGGGGACTTCGACGCCGACGAGGCCGCCATCACCGTGGGCGTGGAACTCTTCACGGCTGCCGCGCTGCTCGACGCGGCCTCCTGA